A single region of the Thermotoga profunda AZM34c06 genome encodes:
- a CDS encoding 2-oxoacid:acceptor oxidoreductase family protein gives MNIREPLSVRVAGIGGQGNILAGKLLAQAAVFDGKHVVQTQLYGAQVRGGISHCDIIICDDWIDFPEASQFDVMYIMHLDALKAYQKLLRPNGVILMDSTFVETLPQSFHRTRKVLMIPLEKLAIEKFGTPMVSNMIGLGALVKSTQIVTIDSLIKSVHELISEKYTKLNIEAINYGYQTTDKEFKLKSEQKVRTIGFE, from the coding sequence TTGAACATCCGTGAACCTTTGAGTGTGAGAGTGGCAGGAATTGGTGGTCAAGGGAATATACTTGCCGGAAAATTACTTGCGCAAGCAGCGGTTTTTGATGGAAAGCATGTTGTTCAAACTCAGCTTTATGGTGCCCAAGTCAGAGGAGGAATAAGTCATTGCGACATCATAATTTGTGATGATTGGATAGACTTTCCCGAAGCTTCTCAATTTGATGTCATGTACATAATGCATCTTGATGCGTTAAAGGCGTACCAAAAACTGTTGAGGCCTAATGGTGTAATTTTAATGGACTCGACGTTTGTCGAAACGCTTCCACAGAGTTTTCATAGAACAAGAAAGGTCCTCATGATTCCACTTGAAAAATTGGCAATTGAGAAATTCGGCACACCTATGGTGAGTAACATGATAGGTTTAGGAGCTTTAGTAAAATCGACACAGATTGTTACAATCGATTCCTTGATAAAATCTGTTCATGAATTAATTTCTGAAAAGTATACAAAATTGAACATAGAGGCGATAAATTATGGCTACCAGACAACTGACAAAGAATTCAAACTCAAGAGTGAACAGAAGGTTAGAACAATCGGTTTCGAGTAA
- a CDS encoding helix-turn-helix domain-containing protein encodes MDIGEKVKRLRMSRGLTQEELAMRTDLSRSFISQLESNKTSLSVDTLEKILRALGTDLKAFFSEEERKVVFKKEDRIPVYDEPEGVASQLLMSDVETKKIDPILVTLKPGAQTEEEDYHEGDEFGYVLQGKVDLWLDDVRYRLSQGDCFYYRADKKHFLKNPSKKKDAIVLWIEID; translated from the coding sequence ATGGATATAGGAGAAAAGGTAAAAAGGTTGAGGATGTCTCGTGGGTTAACACAAGAGGAATTGGCGATGCGTACAGATCTTTCAAGGAGTTTCATATCACAACTTGAAAGCAATAAGACGTCTTTATCAGTAGATACATTGGAGAAAATATTACGTGCACTCGGTACTGATCTAAAGGCATTTTTTTCAGAAGAAGAGAGAAAAGTAGTTTTTAAAAAGGAAGACAGGATACCAGTTTATGATGAACCAGAAGGAGTTGCTTCACAGCTTTTAATGAGTGATGTTGAAACGAAAAAGATAGATCCGATCTTGGTAACTCTTAAACCAGGCGCACAAACAGAGGAAGAAGATTACCACGAAGGTGATGAATTTGGTTACGTCTTGCAAGGTAAAGTGGATCTATGGCTCGATGACGTTAGGTACAGATTGTCTCAGGGTGATTGTTTTTATTATCGAGCCGATAAGAAACATTTTTTGAAGAATCCAAGCAAAAAAAAAGATGCAATAGTCTTATGGATAGAAATTGATTAA
- a CDS encoding deoxycytidylate deaminase, whose translation MDEFDLVTYLKNIEMRKKIDSRISWDDYFMRICHLVSERSTCTHRKVGAIIVRENRILATGYNQPPSGFPHCDSVGCIRDDLKIPSGRNQEICYGLHAEQNALMQAAKFGISTNGATIYVTTKPCSVCARLIINAGIVRVVYFAGYPDPLTDYFFKTCKINVELIKSSGGEYFES comes from the coding sequence ATGGATGAGTTCGATTTGGTAACGTATCTCAAAAATATTGAAATGAGAAAGAAGATAGATAGCAGGATCTCATGGGATGATTATTTCATGAGAATATGTCATCTTGTGAGCGAGAGATCGACATGCACACACCGTAAAGTAGGTGCAATCATAGTCAGAGAGAACAGAATTCTCGCCACAGGATACAACCAACCCCCATCTGGATTTCCACATTGTGATTCAGTGGGATGTATAAGAGATGATTTAAAGATACCATCTGGTAGAAATCAGGAGATCTGTTATGGATTGCATGCGGAACAAAATGCATTGATGCAGGCAGCTAAGTTTGGAATCTCGACAAACGGAGCAACCATATACGTTACAACAAAACCATGCTCAGTGTGTGCGAGACTCATAATAAACGCTGGTATAGTGAGGGTTGTTTATTTTGCAGGTTATCCAGATCCACTGACCGATTATTTCTTTAAAACTTGTAAAATCAATGTAGAGTTGATCAAATCTAGTGGAGGTGAATATTTTGAAAGTTGA
- a CDS encoding alpha/beta hydrolase, protein MWVREFQGKKGFVILVHGLGEHSKRYNWLLDLLRKENYGLIIFDLPGHGESPGKRGHASFNEIFDFLDRLVDSHPNSFLMGHSLGGLIATRYAELGKTLRGLIVTSPALKLSKDNFLLRSTAVFFSFIMPKLSFDNGIDPNNLSPNKEAVKKYVEDPLVHKKISAKLAHDMFVNSKITLKEAKKISVPCFIAVGEKDKITLPDGAKQLFDSINSSDKTFKVYQNGFHELFEDEKNAPIFMSDLIDWLNKH, encoded by the coding sequence ATGTGGGTAAGAGAATTTCAAGGTAAAAAAGGTTTTGTAATACTCGTTCATGGGTTGGGAGAACATTCAAAAAGGTATAATTGGCTCTTGGATCTACTTCGAAAAGAAAATTACGGTTTGATAATCTTTGATTTACCTGGTCACGGTGAGAGTCCAGGAAAAAGAGGTCATGCATCTTTCAATGAGATCTTTGATTTTCTCGACAGATTAGTTGATTCACACCCTAATTCCTTCTTGATGGGACATAGTTTAGGTGGCTTGATTGCAACAAGGTATGCTGAACTCGGAAAAACTTTACGTGGATTGATCGTCACCTCACCGGCACTGAAGCTTTCCAAAGACAACTTCCTTTTGAGATCTACCGCAGTGTTTTTTTCATTCATCATGCCAAAATTGAGTTTTGACAATGGGATAGATCCAAACAACCTTTCACCTAATAAAGAAGCTGTGAAAAAGTATGTAGAAGATCCACTCGTTCACAAAAAGATAAGTGCTAAACTCGCCCATGACATGTTTGTCAATTCGAAAATCACTTTGAAAGAAGCCAAAAAAATATCTGTCCCATGTTTTATAGCAGTCGGAGAAAAAGACAAAATCACACTTCCAGATGGTGCAAAGCAACTTTTCGATTCAATCAATTCATCAGACAAGACATTTAAAGTATATCAAAACGGATTTCATGAACTGTTTGAAGATGAAAAAAACGCACCTATTTTCATGAGCGACCTGATTGATTGGCTAAACAAGCATTGA
- a CDS encoding protein-glutamate methylesterase/protein-glutamine glutaminase, with protein sequence MRMVLKDIIDSQPDMQVVGIAKDGLEALEIIRQKKPDVVTLDVEMPRMNGIEALKNIMSKCPTRVIMVSSLTEEGADITITALSIGAVDFLTKPSGSTSLSFREVADVLAQKIRASISIDPTKLLSKPSFSKVTMNPKRVSAFEKAVVIGASTGGPRSLDQIIPALPKDFPAPVFLVQHMPPMFTKSLAMRLNSLSNLQVKEAEDSEVVKKGVVYVAPGDYHMGVKTEGGTVKIFLDQSEKINNVRPAVDFTLMKVAEIYKNNTIGVILTGMGRDGAKGAFKVKYYSGKIIAEDESTCVVYGMPKAVVEEGYADFVLPAHKIPEKLVEII encoded by the coding sequence ATGAGAATGGTTCTTAAGGACATCATCGATAGTCAACCAGATATGCAAGTGGTTGGTATAGCGAAGGATGGTCTGGAGGCACTTGAGATTATAAGACAAAAGAAGCCAGATGTCGTCACCCTTGATGTAGAAATGCCCAGAATGAACGGTATAGAGGCTTTGAAAAATATCATGTCCAAATGTCCTACACGCGTCATCATGGTGAGCAGTTTGACAGAAGAAGGTGCAGATATCACAATCACAGCACTTTCGATAGGTGCTGTTGACTTTTTAACAAAGCCTTCTGGTTCCACCTCTTTGAGTTTCAGAGAAGTTGCAGATGTTCTTGCCCAGAAAATAAGAGCCTCTATTTCTATAGACCCAACTAAACTACTTTCAAAACCATCTTTTTCTAAGGTTACGATGAATCCAAAAAGAGTTTCCGCCTTTGAAAAAGCAGTTGTGATAGGAGCGTCAACGGGTGGTCCAAGATCCCTTGACCAAATAATCCCGGCGCTGCCAAAAGATTTCCCAGCGCCTGTTTTTTTAGTTCAACACATGCCACCCATGTTTACAAAATCGCTCGCAATGCGCCTTAATTCTCTTTCAAACCTTCAAGTCAAAGAAGCTGAAGACTCCGAGGTTGTCAAAAAAGGTGTTGTCTATGTTGCGCCCGGTGACTATCACATGGGGGTTAAAACCGAAGGTGGTACGGTGAAAATTTTCTTAGATCAATCTGAGAAGATAAACAACGTCAGACCCGCTGTGGATTTTACTCTTATGAAAGTTGCAGAAATTTACAAAAATAACACCATAGGTGTTATTCTCACAGGAATGGGTAGAGATGGTGCAAAAGGTGCTTTTAAAGTAAAATATTATTCTGGTAAAATTATAGCCGAAGATGAGTCAACATGTGTTGTGTACGGTATGCCAAAGGCAGTTGTAGAAGAAGGATATGCCGATTTTGTTTTACCTGCTCATAAAATACCAGAAAAACTTGTGGAGATTATTTAG
- a CDS encoding LysM peptidoglycan-binding domain-containing protein, producing MRVKKLFILFSLLVSVVIFGGYLTVTYVIQSGDNLYDIAKKFKVSASTILDWNNLSNPLKLKPGQQITIPQPEGFIYNVKQGDSLYTIARMFFTTVSDIMLANELSSDFIKPGQRLFIPQKSIGKAFNTEKGYIWPIYGVISSPYGWRVHPVNKQMSFHSGLDIAAPEGTPIFSSTSGVVSFAGEKSGYGLMVEVKSSNNTIRYGHLSKITVYVGQKVERGTLLGRVGSTGVSTGPHLHFEVLVNDSTVNPLALLPSSNKVYVLKEGIEAAGGE from the coding sequence ATGAGGGTGAAAAAACTTTTTATCCTGTTTTCTCTTTTGGTGTCCGTGGTGATTTTTGGGGGGTATCTGACAGTAACTTATGTGATTCAATCAGGTGATAACTTGTACGACATCGCTAAAAAATTCAAAGTTTCCGCCTCGACAATTCTCGATTGGAATAATCTGTCAAATCCACTGAAGTTGAAACCAGGTCAACAGATCACAATTCCTCAGCCAGAAGGTTTCATCTACAATGTAAAACAAGGTGACAGTCTCTACACAATTGCGCGCATGTTCTTCACGACAGTCAGTGACATTATGTTGGCCAATGAGTTGAGTTCTGATTTTATAAAACCCGGTCAAAGATTGTTCATACCTCAGAAAAGCATCGGAAAGGCTTTTAATACTGAGAAAGGTTATATATGGCCTATCTACGGTGTAATCTCCTCTCCATATGGTTGGCGTGTTCATCCGGTGAATAAGCAGATGTCATTCCATTCGGGATTGGATATAGCTGCACCCGAAGGAACACCTATTTTCTCATCTACCTCAGGTGTTGTATCTTTTGCAGGGGAGAAATCCGGTTATGGTTTGATGGTCGAGGTAAAATCATCTAATAACACAATAAGGTATGGCCATCTCTCAAAGATAACTGTTTATGTTGGCCAGAAAGTGGAAAGGGGCACTCTGCTTGGTAGAGTAGGTAGTACAGGTGTGAGTACAGGACCTCACCTTCATTTTGAAGTGCTTGTGAACGATAGTACTGTTAATCCTCTTGCTTTATTGCCATCTTCAAACAAGGTCTATGTTTTGAAAGAAGGTATAGAAGCAGCAGGTGGAGAATGA
- a CDS encoding 2-oxoacid:ferredoxin oxidoreductase subunit beta: protein MKVEKLVSYLRQDHWPTIWCPGCGNGIVLKAFLQAVDSLGLKQERMAVVSGIGCSSRATGYIDFNTLHTLHGRAIAFATGVKLAKPDFQVAVLGGDGDILAIGGNHFIHACRRNIDITIVVFNNMIYGMTGGQNSPTTPFEKIASTTPYGNIEKPFDVVKMAVAAGATYVARATVYHYPLLVRYITKALSHKGTSVVEAVTNCHTYYGRYNRIGDAPEMIEYFKRNSIMLDKAKGMSESDLKDKIIIGEFHEENRPTFHDLYEAAVSQSKK, encoded by the coding sequence TTGAAAGTTGAAAAACTGGTGTCTTATTTGCGCCAAGATCACTGGCCAACTATATGGTGCCCAGGTTGTGGAAATGGCATTGTGCTGAAGGCTTTCTTACAAGCCGTTGATAGTCTTGGTCTCAAACAAGAACGAATGGCTGTAGTATCAGGTATAGGTTGTTCATCGAGGGCAACTGGTTACATAGATTTCAATACTCTGCATACGCTTCATGGAAGGGCTATCGCTTTTGCAACAGGTGTGAAACTTGCCAAGCCAGACTTTCAAGTTGCCGTACTCGGTGGTGACGGTGACATTCTTGCCATAGGTGGTAATCATTTCATTCATGCTTGTCGCAGAAATATCGATATCACGATCGTTGTTTTCAACAACATGATATATGGTATGACGGGTGGACAGAACTCTCCTACAACACCATTTGAAAAGATCGCTTCGACGACACCCTATGGTAATATCGAAAAACCATTTGATGTTGTCAAAATGGCAGTTGCTGCTGGTGCTACTTATGTTGCAAGAGCGACGGTATATCATTATCCTCTCCTGGTGCGTTATATAACCAAAGCTTTGAGCCACAAAGGTACATCTGTCGTGGAAGCAGTTACGAACTGCCATACTTATTATGGAAGATACAACAGGATAGGTGATGCTCCAGAGATGATCGAATATTTCAAAAGAAATAGTATCATGTTGGATAAAGCAAAAGGAATGTCGGAATCAGATCTTAAAGACAAGATAATCATCGGAGAATTTCACGAAGAGAACAGACCAACTTTTCACGATCTCTATGAAGCTGCTGTGAGTCAAAGTAAAAAGTAA
- the speD gene encoding adenosylmethionine decarboxylase, with translation MKKSLGRHLIAEFYDCDQKALDDVVLVEQKMKDAAIVAGATIVGSSFHRFLPYGVSGVVVISESHLTIHTWPEYGYAAIDLFTCGEDTNPWRAFDYLKEAFNAKRTQVFEHTRGDYRAIGIPISAPHKAMKGGLYSV, from the coding sequence ATGAAAAAAAGTTTGGGAAGACATTTGATTGCGGAGTTTTATGACTGTGATCAAAAGGCACTTGACGACGTAGTACTCGTTGAGCAAAAGATGAAAGATGCTGCTATTGTTGCTGGAGCAACAATAGTTGGAAGCTCGTTCCATAGGTTCCTCCCCTACGGAGTGAGCGGTGTAGTTGTTATCTCTGAATCACACTTGACAATTCATACATGGCCCGAATATGGCTATGCCGCAATCGATTTATTTACCTGTGGAGAAGATACAAATCCGTGGAGAGCTTTTGATTATTTGAAAGAAGCATTCAATGCAAAGAGAACTCAGGTTTTTGAGCATACTCGAGGCGATTACAGAGCAATAGGTATACCAATATCAGCTCCACATAAGGCAATGAAAGGAGGATTATACAGTGTCTGA
- a CDS encoding diacylglycerol kinase family protein gives MATRQLTKNSNSRVNRRLEQSVSSNIFKSFGNAVLGLLEAIRREKNLKIHFFIGTLVLVSSYFLDISNGEMLWLAFAVFSVIGMELINTMVEGIMDVYSKNHDPRIKFVKDVAAGVVLWYSLFAVVVGFIVLGRALFHWKSDLGRLFALLYVVFFPLVVIVGGLKKRGRNKD, from the coding sequence ATGGCTACCAGACAACTGACAAAGAATTCAAACTCAAGAGTGAACAGAAGGTTAGAACAATCGGTTTCGAGTAATATTTTTAAATCATTTGGAAATGCAGTTCTTGGTCTGTTAGAAGCCATAAGGCGCGAGAAGAATTTGAAAATACATTTTTTCATAGGAACTCTGGTTTTGGTTAGTTCTTATTTTCTTGACATCTCCAATGGCGAAATGCTCTGGCTTGCATTTGCCGTCTTTTCGGTGATTGGTATGGAGTTAATTAATACCATGGTGGAAGGTATAATGGATGTTTACAGCAAAAATCACGATCCACGCATCAAATTCGTCAAGGATGTTGCAGCCGGAGTGGTTTTGTGGTATTCTTTATTTGCAGTAGTTGTTGGTTTTATTGTCCTTGGGAGAGCTCTGTTTCATTGGAAATCGGATTTGGGCAGATTGTTTGCGTTGTTATATGTCGTTTTCTTTCCACTTGTTGTTATCGTTGGAGGGTTGAAGAAGCGTGGTAGGAACAAAGATTAA